In a genomic window of Sulfurimonas denitrificans DSM 1251:
- the fliH gene encoding flagellar assembly protein FliH has translation MTNIISSEKINRHKVDKYNFKVLSVTEELNTEIPQSNVFANDSFVDNNESIKEREVDSSSMTQSSKDSLIESLLNKTDEMSSNFIKLQMKLENMTQEHKEELQKTKEDSFALGIEAGVEKALKDDKNSIASVMTQYNASIQKLEKNATEFESALEKIKEELIGAALDISKEVLKVELSENSHKVAILLAKELIKELQTSSKITLRVNSKDHGEVSQALGSLAHVEIISDSAVSVGGVIAISEAGNIDAQISKRFERVKRAALSE, from the coding sequence GTGACTAATATAATTAGTAGCGAGAAAATTAATCGACATAAAGTTGATAAATATAATTTTAAAGTTTTATCGGTTACAGAAGAGCTAAACACAGAAATTCCACAGAGTAATGTTTTTGCAAATGACTCTTTTGTGGATAATAACGAATCTATTAAAGAGCGAGAAGTTGACTCAAGTTCAATGACACAAAGTTCTAAAGACTCTTTAATAGAGTCTCTTTTAAACAAGACAGATGAGATGTCATCAAATTTTATAAAACTTCAAATGAAGTTAGAAAATATGACGCAAGAGCATAAAGAGGAGCTTCAAAAAACTAAAGAGGACTCTTTTGCACTAGGGATAGAAGCTGGAGTTGAAAAAGCTTTAAAAGATGATAAAAATAGCATAGCTAGCGTAATGACACAATATAACGCTTCAATTCAAAAATTAGAAAAAAATGCCACAGAGTTTGAGAGTGCCCTTGAGAAGATAAAAGAGGAGTTAATTGGTGCGGCTCTTGATATCTCAAAAGAGGTGCTCAAGGTTGAATTAAGTGAAAACTCTCATAAAGTAGCAATACTTCTTGCAAAAGAGTTGATAAAAGAGCTTCAAACATCTTCTAAGATTACTCTGAGGGTAAATTCAAAAGACCACGGAGAAGTGTCTCAAGCACTTGGAAGTTTAGCACATGTAGAAATTATTTCAGATAGTGCGGTAAGCGTAGGCGGTGTGATAGCCATAAGCGAAGCTGGAAATATAGATGCGCAAATTAGTAAAAGATTTGAACGTGTAAAAAGAGCGGCATTAAGTGAGTAG
- the dxs gene encoding 1-deoxy-D-xylulose-5-phosphate synthase yields MNIKASRIKELETLCKNIREEILRVVSKNGGHLSSTLGATEIIVAMHEVFDSKKDPFIFDVSHQSYAHKLLTGRWDKFDTLREFNGLCGYTKPSESEHDYFVAGHSSTSISLGVGAAKAIALKGEQNSRIPVIMIGDGSMTAGMVYEALNELGERKYPMVIILNDNEMSISKPIGAISRILSSAMASPFYQNFKKHTENFVDNFGDGARYIAKRMEESLKLITPGIMFEEMGIDYIGPVDGHNIASLIEILQKAKELKKPVIVHAQTLKGKGYEIAEGKDEKWHGVGPFDLDSGAASKKSSAKSATQIYAEALLHLAKNNDKIVGATAAMPSGTGLSELIELYPNRFWDVAIAEQHAVTSMAALAKEGFKPFCTIYSTFLQRGYDQVIHDTCLMNLPVVFALDRAGIVGEDGETHQGVFDVSFLRAIPNMTLFAPRDEKSFHQAMAFAAQYQFPCSLRYPRGSFTQTSLPESSPFELAKSQLLQSNKGDVLFIGYGNGVGRAYETSKLLEEKISILDLRFIKPLDKEMLRDMATKHNKWFIFSDSAKMGGVGSAILEFFADEKILHVELESFEYEDSFITHGKTKDVEESLGLLPAQLAQKVKALI; encoded by the coding sequence ATGAATATAAAAGCAAGCAGAATAAAAGAGCTAGAGACTCTTTGCAAAAATATAAGAGAAGAGATACTAAGAGTTGTTAGTAAAAATGGCGGACACTTAAGTTCAACGCTCGGTGCGACAGAGATTATTGTCGCTATGCATGAAGTTTTTGACTCCAAAAAAGATCCATTTATTTTTGATGTTTCACACCAATCATACGCCCATAAACTTCTAACTGGAAGATGGGATAAGTTTGATACGCTTAGAGAGTTTAATGGTTTATGTGGATATACAAAACCAAGCGAGAGTGAACATGACTATTTTGTTGCAGGGCATAGCTCCACATCTATATCTTTAGGTGTTGGCGCTGCAAAAGCTATAGCTCTAAAGGGTGAACAAAACAGCCGAATTCCTGTTATTATGATTGGCGATGGCTCAATGACTGCTGGTATGGTTTATGAAGCATTAAATGAGCTTGGCGAGAGAAAATATCCGATGGTAATTATTTTAAATGATAATGAGATGAGCATCTCTAAGCCAATAGGCGCAATAAGCAGAATTCTAAGTTCAGCTATGGCATCTCCTTTTTATCAAAATTTTAAAAAACATACTGAGAACTTTGTAGATAATTTTGGAGATGGTGCAAGGTATATTGCAAAGAGAATGGAAGAGTCTCTAAAACTTATAACTCCTGGAATTATGTTTGAAGAGATGGGAATTGATTATATCGGTCCTGTTGATGGACATAATATAGCCTCTTTGATAGAGATACTTCAAAAAGCAAAAGAGTTGAAAAAACCAGTTATTGTTCATGCACAAACACTAAAAGGTAAAGGGTATGAGATAGCTGAGGGCAAAGATGAGAAGTGGCATGGAGTTGGTCCTTTTGATTTGGATAGCGGAGCCGCATCTAAAAAAAGCTCTGCAAAAAGTGCTACTCAAATTTATGCAGAAGCACTGCTTCATCTTGCAAAAAATAATGACAAAATAGTAGGTGCAACTGCCGCAATGCCGAGTGGAACAGGTTTGAGTGAGCTTATAGAGTTATACCCAAATAGATTTTGGGATGTTGCAATTGCAGAACAGCATGCGGTTACATCGATGGCAGCACTTGCAAAAGAGGGCTTTAAGCCATTTTGTACAATCTATTCTACATTTTTACAACGTGGCTATGACCAAGTTATTCATGACACATGTCTGATGAATTTGCCAGTTGTGTTCGCCCTTGATCGTGCTGGAATAGTTGGAGAAGATGGAGAGACTCATCAAGGAGTGTTCGATGTGAGTTTTTTAAGAGCTATTCCAAATATGACTCTTTTTGCGCCAAGAGATGAGAAGAGTTTTCATCAAGCAATGGCATTTGCTGCGCAGTATCAATTTCCGTGCTCACTACGTTATCCAAGAGGTTCATTTACGCAGACAAGTTTGCCAGAATCGTCGCCATTTGAGTTGGCAAAATCACAACTTTTGCAATCAAACAAAGGTGATGTCCTTTTTATAGGGTATGGAAATGGTGTTGGTCGTGCTTATGAAACATCAAAACTCTTAGAAGAAAAAATTAGTATTTTGGATTTGAGATTTATCAAACCTCTTGATAAAGAGATGCTTCGTGATATGGCAACCAAACACAACAAATGGTTTATATTTTCCGATAGCGCAAAAATGGGCGGAGTAGGTTCGGCTATTTTAGAGTTTTTTGCAGATGAAAAAATTCTACATGTAGAGCTTGAGAGTTTTGAGTATGAAGATAGTTTTATAACTCATGGAAAAACAAAAGATGTTGAAGAGTCATTAGGGCTTCTGCCTGCGCAACTTGCACAAAAAGTAAAGGCGTTAATTTAA
- the hisC gene encoding histidinol-phosphate transaminase, whose protein sequence is MKFNKHLQNIKTYEAGKPIELVVREYGIEPQDIVKLASNENPLGCSPKVIDAVGKILTKMSLYPDDSMISLKNALSKRYNVDSENVIIGSGSDQVIEFLIHAKAHSGSKILMNSITFAMYEIYSKHVGADVIRTSSQEHDLDEFYELYKQEKPEIIFICTPNNPTGDALDAQKIYNFLEKIDNDTLVVVDAAYMEYAIVKDAKKEINVKELIQKHSNVIYLGTFSKAYGLGGMRVGYGISEAKIIKELYKLRPPFNITTLSLEAATVALSDEEFVQKSTALNLEQMKRYEEFAKEQKIDIINSYTNFVTLSLGSNQNSTKIASQLLQNGMIVRDLSSYNMNAIRVTIGTQEQNSRFFKLVIKFL, encoded by the coding sequence TTGAAGTTTAATAAACATTTGCAAAATATAAAAACGTATGAAGCAGGAAAGCCTATAGAACTTGTTGTAAGAGAGTATGGAATTGAGCCTCAAGATATAGTAAAACTAGCATCTAACGAGAATCCACTTGGATGTTCGCCTAAAGTAATTGATGCAGTTGGCAAAATTTTAACAAAGATGTCGTTGTACCCAGATGACTCAATGATAAGCTTAAAAAATGCACTTAGCAAGAGATATAATGTTGATAGCGAAAATGTAATAATTGGCTCAGGAAGTGATCAAGTAATAGAGTTCTTAATTCATGCAAAAGCGCATAGTGGTTCAAAGATTTTGATGAACAGCATAACGTTTGCTATGTATGAAATTTACTCTAAACATGTAGGTGCCGATGTTATAAGAACATCTTCGCAAGAGCATGATTTAGATGAATTTTATGAGCTTTACAAGCAAGAAAAGCCAGAGATTATATTTATTTGCACACCAAACAATCCAACTGGTGATGCACTTGATGCGCAAAAAATATATAACTTTTTAGAAAAAATAGATAATGATACTTTAGTTGTAGTAGATGCAGCTTACATGGAGTATGCAATAGTCAAAGATGCAAAAAAAGAGATAAATGTTAAAGAGCTTATTCAAAAACACTCAAATGTTATCTATCTTGGAACATTTTCAAAAGCTTATGGCCTTGGTGGAATGAGAGTAGGTTATGGTATATCAGAAGCAAAAATAATCAAAGAGCTTTATAAGCTAAGACCGCCTTTTAACATCACTACTCTCTCCCTTGAAGCAGCAACAGTAGCGCTTAGTGATGAGGAGTTTGTACAAAAAAGTACAGCTCTTAATCTAGAGCAGATGAAACGCTATGAAGAGTTTGCAAAAGAGCAAAAAATAGATATAATAAACAGTTATACAAATTTTGTCACATTATCTCTTGGTTCTAATCAAAATTCTACAAAAATAGCGAGTCAGCTACTGCAAAATGGTATGATTGTAAGAGACTTAAGCAGTTATAACATGAACGCAATTAGAGTCACTATTGGTACACAAGAGCAAAACAGTCGTTTTTTTAAATTAGTAATAAAATTTTTATAG
- the pheA gene encoding prephenate dehydratase, with translation MKTLEECRDGIDAIDNKILELLNQRMVVVKRVGEIKKDSKSAIYRPEREKAIIERLTLQSVNDKGLLNQDAIEAIFLEIFAVSRNLELPERIAYLGPEGSFTHQAAESRFGAMSDYMPMRSISHVFKELETKRAKFGVVPIENSRDGVVGETLDLLAKSSVKIVAELYMPIHMSFVTKAKKISDITKIYSRDKGFGQCREFLQEHNLSNVELIPVESTAKAAILASKDDSAAAICSHIAAKLYNVPTMFDHVEDSIGSQTRFFILSDFKNEKSYDDKTSILVRLKDSVKAGSLVHFLQDFEHESINLSKIESRPSKEKGGFEYWFFIDFYGHVDDEKFQKVLQKHKEEVTWLGSYVKGEEIEV, from the coding sequence ATGAAAACTTTAGAAGAGTGTAGAGATGGGATTGATGCAATTGATAATAAAATATTGGAGCTTTTAAATCAGAGAATGGTTGTTGTTAAGCGTGTTGGAGAGATAAAAAAAGATTCCAAAAGCGCTATATATAGACCAGAGCGAGAAAAAGCCATAATTGAGCGCCTGACATTACAAAGCGTAAATGATAAGGGACTCTTAAATCAAGATGCAATAGAAGCTATATTTTTAGAGATATTTGCAGTCTCTAGAAATTTAGAGTTGCCAGAGCGTATAGCATATTTAGGACCTGAGGGGAGCTTTACTCATCAAGCAGCAGAGAGCCGTTTTGGGGCTATGAGCGACTATATGCCAATGAGATCTATCTCTCATGTTTTTAAAGAGTTAGAGACTAAGAGAGCAAAGTTTGGAGTAGTTCCAATTGAGAACTCAAGAGATGGAGTTGTCGGCGAAACGCTTGATCTCTTAGCTAAGAGCTCTGTAAAAATAGTCGCAGAACTGTATATGCCAATTCACATGTCATTTGTAACAAAAGCAAAAAAAATATCAGATATCACTAAAATTTACTCAAGAGATAAAGGCTTTGGGCAATGCAGAGAGTTTTTGCAAGAACACAACTTATCTAATGTTGAGCTTATTCCAGTAGAATCTACCGCAAAAGCAGCAATACTAGCTTCAAAAGATGATAGTGCTGCGGCAATTTGTAGCCATATAGCAGCAAAATTGTATAACGTTCCAACGATGTTTGATCATGTAGAAGATAGCATTGGCTCTCAAACTAGATTTTTTATACTAAGTGACTTTAAAAATGAGAAGAGCTATGATGATAAAACCTCTATATTGGTAAGATTAAAAGACTCTGTAAAGGCTGGCTCTCTTGTGCATTTCTTACAAGATTTTGAGCACGAGAGTATAAATCTCTCTAAAATAGAGTCTCGTCCATCAAAAGAGAAAGGTGGTTTTGAGTACTGGTTTTTTATAGATTTTTATGGTCATGTTGATGATGAAAAGTTTCAAAAAGTACTACAAAAACATAAAGAAGAGGTAACATGGCTTGGAAGCTATGTAAAAGGAGAAGAGATTGAAGTTTAA
- a CDS encoding HAD-IIA family hydrolase, giving the protein MYFIDVQGTLISDSDKSPVRGSREFIDELNKRKIPYMIITNSTKKAPIDFFNFLKAKGFNIEFSSYLDPLMLLESHVEKSAVAPYGADEFLDVLKKMGYIFNYKNPKTVLISIKENYTSEEFAQIIDFILAGASLVGMHETSIYAKNSKRYPGVGAILKLLEFATSTSYTVVGKPSEAFYSEALMLLCKQKSGVKFSDVTIISDDVKGDLGGAKELGMKTIFVTSGKYKSADEIVPFLKPELKPDYVYADMQEILEKI; this is encoded by the coding sequence ATGTATTTTATTGATGTACAAGGCACTCTTATTAGCGACAGTGACAAGTCCCCTGTTCGTGGAAGTAGAGAGTTTATTGATGAACTAAATAAGAGAAAAATTCCTTATATGATTATTACAAACAGCACAAAAAAAGCTCCTATTGATTTTTTTAACTTCTTAAAAGCTAAAGGGTTTAATATAGAGTTCTCTTCATATCTTGATCCGCTTATGCTTCTTGAATCACATGTAGAAAAAAGTGCAGTTGCTCCTTATGGCGCAGATGAGTTTTTAGATGTGCTAAAGAAGATGGGGTATATATTTAATTATAAAAATCCAAAGACAGTGTTAATCTCAATTAAAGAAAATTATACATCTGAAGAGTTTGCCCAAATAATAGACTTTATATTGGCGGGCGCATCGTTAGTTGGAATGCACGAAACATCTATTTATGCAAAAAATTCTAAAAGATATCCAGGTGTTGGCGCTATTTTAAAACTTCTTGAATTTGCAACTTCTACTTCATACACAGTTGTTGGAAAGCCAAGTGAGGCTTTTTACAGCGAAGCTTTGATGCTGCTGTGTAAACAAAAAAGTGGTGTTAAGTTTAGTGACGTAACAATTATAAGTGATGATGTTAAGGGAGATTTAGGAGGGGCTAAAGAACTTGGGATGAAGACTATATTTGTAACAAGCGGAAAATATAAGAGTGCCGATGAGATAGTCCCTTTTTTAAAGCCAGAGTTAAAACCTGACTATGTCTATGCCGACATGCAAGAGATTTTGGAGAAAATATGA
- the fliF gene encoding flagellar basal-body MS-ring/collar protein FliF, which yields MDFKVLFSQLATLYDKLTKQQKLIISGAVVGIVAFIVFLVVYTEKRDALSKYETLFDSLSSEDAAKVIEQLEKDNIPYEILDNNIIKVPKNAVYKERIAIASLGIPKNSGVGFELFDKQEFGATSFDQNVKYLRAIEGELSRTINSLAPIESASVSLALPKETLFVEKQGEPTASVMITLIEGRKLSSKQIRGIKNLVSAAVPNLSASNVMLIDNDGETLGDDDEMAQMGELSSVQQNFKTKEEKKKQRKIIEVVSPFVGGEQKVVAQVTIEFDFSIQNSTSEVYDPENVVRSEQLSEEKRDGSAPAEVGGVPGTVSNIGPVEGLASNKTIEKYEKNTGTTNYEVGKTVSTTKSEFARIKRVTAAVVVDGKYNYKSDADGKPTSELEYEALSESDLEALRALVSRSIGISEDRGDQISVQNLQFKRADSDPSKERVNQVVSFSQTYLAPFSELFKYIFVLLLLLILYKKVISPFAQRMLEISKEEDDIGKPILDIEDDEDEDLVEKVQSMRKKVEEQLGVGNHFNEDELKYDVLLEKIKSMTDESPEAVAHVLQALLTEESDVTTK from the coding sequence ATGGATTTTAAGGTACTTTTTTCACAACTAGCCACCCTCTACGATAAGCTTACAAAACAACAGAAGCTTATTATAAGTGGGGCAGTTGTAGGTATTGTAGCATTTATAGTTTTTCTTGTAGTATATACAGAAAAGAGAGATGCCCTAAGTAAATACGAGACTCTTTTTGACTCTCTTAGCTCAGAAGATGCTGCAAAAGTCATAGAACAGCTAGAAAAAGACAATATACCTTATGAGATATTAGACAACAATATTATCAAAGTTCCAAAAAATGCAGTTTATAAAGAGCGCATCGCAATAGCTTCTTTGGGGATTCCAAAAAACAGTGGTGTTGGATTTGAGCTTTTTGATAAACAGGAGTTTGGAGCTACTAGTTTTGATCAAAATGTGAAATATCTGCGTGCTATTGAGGGTGAGCTATCAAGAACAATCAACTCGCTTGCTCCAATAGAGAGCGCAAGTGTTAGTTTGGCTCTTCCAAAAGAGACACTATTTGTTGAGAAGCAAGGAGAACCAACAGCCTCTGTTATGATTACACTGATTGAGGGCAGAAAACTCTCCTCAAAGCAGATTAGAGGTATTAAAAATTTAGTCTCAGCGGCAGTTCCAAATCTTAGTGCATCAAATGTCATGTTAATAGATAATGACGGCGAAACATTAGGCGATGATGATGAAATGGCTCAAATGGGTGAATTGTCTTCGGTACAACAGAACTTTAAGACAAAAGAGGAGAAAAAGAAGCAGAGAAAAATTATAGAAGTTGTCTCTCCTTTTGTTGGCGGAGAGCAAAAAGTTGTTGCTCAAGTGACAATAGAGTTTGATTTTTCTATTCAAAATTCTACTTCAGAGGTATATGATCCAGAAAACGTTGTAAGAAGTGAGCAGCTTAGTGAAGAGAAACGTGATGGTTCTGCTCCTGCTGAAGTCGGTGGGGTTCCTGGAACTGTTAGTAACATCGGTCCAGTAGAAGGTCTTGCAAGTAATAAAACAATTGAAAAATATGAAAAAAATACAGGAACTACAAATTATGAAGTTGGAAAAACTGTATCAACTACAAAAAGTGAATTTGCTCGTATTAAAAGAGTTACTGCTGCTGTCGTTGTTGATGGAAAATACAACTATAAGAGTGATGCTGATGGAAAACCAACCAGCGAGCTAGAGTATGAAGCTCTCTCAGAGAGTGATTTAGAGGCTCTTAGAGCGCTTGTTAGTCGCTCAATAGGTATTAGTGAAGATAGAGGCGATCAAATAAGCGTTCAAAATCTTCAGTTTAAAAGAGCAGATAGTGACCCTAGTAAAGAGAGAGTTAACCAAGTTGTTTCATTCTCACAAACATATTTAGCACCATTTTCTGAGCTATTTAAGTATATTTTTGTACTTCTGTTACTTCTTATTCTTTATAAAAAAGTTATCTCTCCATTTGCGCAAAGAATGCTTGAAATATCAAAAGAAGAGGATGACATCGGTAAACCTATTTTAGATATAGAAGATGATGAAGATGAAGATTTGGTTGAAAAAGTTCAATCAATGCGTAAAAAAGTTGAAGAGCAGTTAGGTGTTGGAAATCATTTTAATGAAGATGAATTAAAATATGATGTTCTTCTTGAAAAAATTAAGAGCATGACCGATGAATCTCCTGAAGCAGTAGCACATGTTCTTCAAGCACTTCTTACAGAAGAATCTGACGTAACGACAAAATAG
- the lysA gene encoding diaminopimelate decarboxylase, whose product MINFKELAATYKTPLYVYDLDYMSAQYEELKSAFKGRKSIMAFAIKSNSNLSVIKHFATLGSGADCVSIGEVYRAVLAGVPNYKIIFSGVGKSDDEITQAIKLDILYINVESEAELGRVELIAKELGAKCRISIRVNPNIDPQTHPYISTGLHDNKFGVEIDTAKRMYIKANNSEYLDPVGIHFHIGSQLTELKPIYESAEIVADLVRSLQNIKIELKFFDIGGGLGVKYKDETTITPYDYAQAILSTLKGLDLTVICEPGRFLTANGGYFLTKVLYEKRNGDKRFVVVDGGMNDLLRPSLYKAYHKIEAITESLTKLSEADVVGPVCESGDFFAKGYLLPTLEHNDLLVIHSAGAYGFGMGSNYNTRGRSAEVAIKGKEVKLIRKREEFEDLIALEKEYLDN is encoded by the coding sequence ATGATAAATTTTAAAGAACTAGCAGCCACTTATAAAACACCTTTGTATGTCTATGATTTAGACTATATGAGTGCACAATATGAAGAGTTAAAAAGCGCTTTTAAGGGTAGAAAATCTATTATGGCATTTGCTATAAAATCAAACTCAAATCTTAGTGTTATTAAACATTTTGCTACTTTAGGAAGTGGAGCTGATTGTGTCTCTATTGGTGAGGTATATCGTGCCGTTTTAGCGGGAGTACCTAACTACAAAATCATTTTCTCTGGAGTCGGAAAGAGTGATGATGAGATTACTCAAGCTATTAAGTTAGATATTTTATATATTAACGTAGAGAGTGAGGCAGAGCTTGGCCGTGTAGAGCTTATAGCAAAAGAACTTGGTGCAAAATGTAGAATAAGCATCAGAGTAAATCCAAACATAGACCCACAAACTCACCCTTATATATCAACAGGGCTTCACGATAACAAGTTTGGAGTAGAGATAGATACTGCTAAGAGAATGTACATAAAGGCAAATAACTCTGAGTATTTAGACCCAGTAGGTATCCACTTTCATATAGGTTCACAGCTTACAGAACTGAAGCCTATATATGAGTCGGCAGAGATTGTAGCTGATTTAGTGCGTTCACTTCAAAATATAAAAATAGAGCTAAAGTTTTTCGATATAGGCGGAGGTCTCGGAGTAAAATACAAAGATGAGACAACGATAACTCCATATGATTATGCACAAGCTATTTTATCAACTCTAAAAGGTTTAGATTTAACAGTTATTTGTGAACCAGGAAGATTTTTAACTGCAAATGGCGGATATTTTTTAACTAAAGTTCTTTATGAAAAAAGAAATGGCGATAAAAGATTTGTTGTAGTTGATGGCGGTATGAACGATTTATTGAGACCAAGTTTATATAAAGCGTACCATAAAATAGAAGCAATTACTGAGAGTTTGACAAAACTTAGTGAAGCAGATGTTGTAGGACCAGTTTGTGAAAGTGGTGATTTTTTTGCAAAAGGGTACTTGCTTCCAACTCTAGAGCATAACGATCTCTTGGTAATTCACAGTGCTGGAGCGTATGGCTTTGGTATGGGAAGTAACTATAACACAAGAGGAAGAAGTGCTGAGGTGGCGATAAAAGGCAAAGAGGTTAAACTTATTCGCAAACGTGAAGAGTTTGAGGATTTGATAGCATTAGAAAAAGAGTATTTGGACAATTAA
- the fliG gene encoding flagellar motor switch protein FliG, translated as MTLNPTQQAKFDEMSMGQKVAILLMQMGEDATAAIFSNMSIDAITEVSKHIATNKSVEKSVATAILEEFYAIFQSGQFITAGGLEYARELLYRTLGPEEAKKILEKLSKSMQETQNFAYLSKIKPQQLSDFIINEHPQTIALIMAHMDATEAADTLHFFPDDLRSEVSMRMAKLGDISPSVIKRVSAVLESKLESLASYKVEVGGPRAVADIFNRLGAKASKETLAKIEERDEEMSNQIKEMMFTFEDIAKLDKNAITEILKAIDKPDLMLGLKSAPEDLKQKFFSAMSERAKEAFEEEMQFMGAVKMKDVEGAQRRIVEIVNGLAEAGTIQLGTSSEEMVE; from the coding sequence ATGACTTTAAATCCTACACAACAAGCAAAATTTGATGAGATGAGTATGGGGCAAAAGGTAGCAATTTTACTTATGCAGATGGGTGAAGATGCAACAGCAGCCATATTTTCTAATATGAGTATTGACGCAATTACAGAAGTGTCAAAACATATCGCTACTAATAAGAGTGTAGAAAAGAGTGTCGCTACTGCTATTTTAGAGGAATTTTATGCAATATTTCAGTCGGGGCAGTTTATTACTGCAGGTGGATTAGAGTATGCAAGAGAACTTTTATATAGAACATTAGGTCCAGAAGAGGCTAAGAAAATTCTTGAAAAACTATCAAAAAGTATGCAAGAGACACAAAATTTTGCATATCTTTCAAAGATTAAACCACAACAACTCTCAGATTTTATAATAAACGAACATCCTCAAACAATTGCACTTATTATGGCTCATATGGATGCAACTGAGGCTGCTGATACGCTGCATTTCTTCCCTGATGATCTTAGAAGTGAAGTCTCAATGAGAATGGCAAAACTCGGAGACATCTCCCCTTCAGTTATTAAAAGAGTCTCTGCGGTGCTCGAGTCTAAACTTGAATCTCTTGCTTCATATAAAGTTGAAGTTGGTGGACCTCGCGCTGTTGCAGATATCTTTAACCGTCTTGGTGCAAAAGCTTCTAAAGAGACATTAGCTAAAATTGAAGAGCGTGATGAAGAGATGTCAAATCAAATTAAAGAGATGATGTTTACGTTTGAAGATATTGCAAAACTTGATAAGAATGCAATTACTGAGATATTAAAAGCTATTGATAAACCAGATTTAATGCTAGGTTTAAAGAGTGCTCCTGAAGACTTAAAACAGAAATTCTTTAGTGCAATGAGTGAGCGAGCAAAAGAGGCATTTGAAGAAGAGATGCAGTTCATGGGGGCTGTCAAAATGAAAGATGTTGAGGGTGCTCAAAGAAGAATTGTTGAGATAGTAAATGGTCTTGCAGAAGCAGGAACTATTCAGTTAGGAACTTCATCCGAAGAGATGGTGGAATAA
- the pgeF gene encoding peptidoglycan editing factor PgeF: MKFYYSKKLAQFPNITHAFTTKHSKNLAFHVDDNELDVEKNHLLLAKELSYSKDSLVYMKQIHSDIVHVVTDEEFKAPPTCDALITNKPNTPLMVMVADCSPMLFYDSEKKVIAALHAGRQGAFKNIVKKCIESFIDDFKSEAKNIHVSVGASIGVCCYEVGVEIYNEAKGLGLEYALDIRDEKYYLDVNKILKSQLLSCNVKEENIEFLNECTCCNTKTYFSYRAEQKTGRFSGVIILN, encoded by the coding sequence ATGAAATTCTATTATAGTAAAAAATTAGCACAATTTCCAAACATCACACATGCTTTTACTACAAAGCATAGCAAAAATTTAGCTTTTCATGTTGATGATAATGAACTAGATGTAGAGAAAAACCATCTGCTTTTGGCAAAGGAGCTCTCATATAGCAAAGATTCGCTTGTTTATATGAAGCAGATTCACTCTGACATAGTTCATGTTGTAACAGATGAGGAGTTTAAGGCGCCTCCTACATGTGATGCGCTAATAACAAACAAACCTAACACACCGCTTATGGTTATGGTAGCAGACTGCTCACCCATGCTCTTTTATGATAGTGAGAAAAAAGTGATAGCCGCCCTTCACGCTGGGCGACAAGGCGCATTTAAAAATATAGTTAAAAAGTGTATTGAGAGTTTTATAGATGATTTTAAGAGTGAAGCTAAAAATATACATGTAAGCGTTGGTGCGAGTATTGGCGTATGTTGTTATGAAGTTGGAGTGGAGATTTACAATGAGGCAAAAGGGTTAGGTTTAGAGTATGCTCTTGATATAAGAGATGAAAAATATTATCTTGATGTAAACAAAATCCTAAAATCTCAACTTTTATCATGTAATGTTAAAGAGGAAAATATAGAGTTTTTAAATGAGTGTACATGTTGTAACACAAAAACATATTTCTCTTACAGAGCGGAGCAAAAAACAGGAAGGTTTAGCGGCGTAATTATATTAAATTAA